A genomic stretch from Telmatocola sphagniphila includes:
- a CDS encoding deoxyribodipyrimidine photo-lyase, with amino-acid sequence MKCPFEADYPTLQHRLFTGSSAPMATPTPAAESKRVELSATDIVKRLGPLPPASDLVWVHDAAMSWEDPALKANPEAAVAFVFDEPALRAEPWAYHRLAFVLEGLEDLFEHLLNPTKLVLVGDPAEQLAVLANALGASTVHFSEHPNPTVLETAIQLQKGSKVIVHSRPVFAEYSQEPKRFSRYWELVAPQVLGYRPKSAKRMHQ; translated from the coding sequence GTGAAATGTCCGTTCGAAGCGGATTATCCCACTCTTCAGCATCGATTGTTTACCGGTTCCTCGGCTCCGATGGCCACTCCGACTCCTGCAGCGGAATCGAAGCGAGTTGAACTTTCGGCGACCGATATCGTAAAACGCCTTGGGCCGCTCCCGCCGGCCTCCGATCTGGTGTGGGTACACGACGCGGCCATGTCCTGGGAGGATCCGGCTCTCAAAGCGAATCCCGAAGCGGCCGTGGCGTTTGTCTTCGACGAGCCGGCATTGCGGGCGGAGCCGTGGGCCTATCATCGACTGGCATTCGTGCTGGAGGGCTTGGAAGATCTCTTCGAGCATCTGCTGAACCCCACGAAACTGGTGCTCGTCGGCGATCCCGCCGAGCAACTTGCAGTCCTCGCCAACGCTCTCGGGGCGTCTACGGTTCACTTCTCGGAGCATCCGAACCCAACGGTGCTGGAAACCGCGATTCAGTTACAGAAAGGGAGCAAGGTTATCGTGCACTCCCGGCCGGTGTTTGCAGAGTACTCGCAGGAGCCCAAGCGTTTCTCGCGATACTGGGAACTTGTAGCTCCGCAGGTGTTGGGTTATCGGCCGAAATCCGCCAAACGGATGCACCAGTGA
- a CDS encoding sigma-70 family RNA polymerase sigma factor: MDAECTTAAVQRYLDKLACEASAEPVIRALLDREVRRLNNLCTSLLYRSYLRLTRAPLNLHPNELLSAVVEGLLKAMSEARPPKVHQFFALAGQHMRWELNDLARRLDNRRLAVELQAAQIPALVDSGSGLSPNCLQILATIDCLTRTRT, from the coding sequence ATGGACGCGGAATGCACTACTGCTGCTGTCCAACGCTACCTTGATAAACTGGCTTGTGAGGCCTCAGCGGAACCGGTTATACGTGCTTTACTGGACCGGGAAGTCCGTCGTCTTAATAATCTATGCACGTCGCTACTTTATCGAAGTTATCTTCGTTTGACCCGAGCCCCGCTGAATCTGCACCCGAATGAATTGCTCAGCGCGGTGGTCGAAGGCCTCCTCAAAGCCATGAGCGAGGCCCGCCCTCCAAAAGTGCACCAGTTCTTCGCATTGGCTGGTCAGCATATGCGATGGGAATTGAATGATCTGGCCCGACGCTTAGATAATCGACGCTTGGCAGTGGAACTGCAGGCTGCTCAGATACCTGCCTTGGTGGATAGCGGTTCTGGTCTTTCACCGAATTGCCTGCAGATTCTAGCTACAATCGATTGCCTTACCCGAACCAGAACGTGA
- a CDS encoding protein kinase domain-containing protein, giving the protein MVEDPRIQQMLDVLLDSRLTPEEVCSTCPELLPQVRERWRRLRLVQDEVDALFPPQSEEFATIPREQFDSKALPQVSGYELVTILGRGGMGIVFRARHLRLNRVVALKMALSGAYAAPNERQRFQREAEAVAGLRHANIVQIYDVGDFEGQPYFTMELIEGGSLAQKLEGAPQSIRGSAALVATLAEAVQAAHENGIIHRDLKPANILLTTDGSPKITDFGVARRLEDETRLTLSGIAVGTPSYMAPEQASGELLAVVPAVDIYALGAILYELLTGRPPFKAETAAETIQQVISQDPISPSRLNAKLPRELETICLKCLHKESRQRYLSAGALAKDLHSFLLGEAIMARPESLLARLARRIRRRPAFFSTVAIFILVTSTFLVGGIWMLSDRWAAEKVAAAERVKIESDVDELLREAVRLLKKSSVGESRSALEMAKVRLGALDSLDLHQRINQLNLELDLIRRVEAIRLVEVISGKGKINFASSDEKYRTLFQEAGFGQLHESTANIAERVKGSNIRETLVAALDDWAACTENLARRRWLLEVAMLADPAPTDWCVQARRPATWDSKATLTEVLAIAPVDKQSVGLLLALEKRLHAVGGDSFKFLKRIQLAMPNDFYANERLATAIADREEKPQESYRYFQAALAIQPEIAALYNNFGMALHKDGRFEESQDYLMKALEIEPNSYGFHYNTSYNLAALHRFQESLTHVEFCLRNGPDTALLELLRGKCLEAQGKISETISAYQRATRLDPNLSVAHYALRVTFMNLGRMEESRKAWAKQLELDPPDHGSWYGYAEFCLYLGQKEEYQIARKALLAKFGSDTDPYIAERTARACMLLPSSKEELGQAIALADRAAAADRSIHQGAYPAFQFVKGLAEYRQGRFDQAIAIMRGTASRVPAPSPRFVLAMALYRTGQLPEARKALAQAIVSFDWRANQIRHYDAWIFHNLRREAESLILPNLPEFLEGKYQPQHNDERLAYSGICQFTNRSFALARLYSDVFAADSKIAEDIHIDHRFRAACAAA; this is encoded by the coding sequence ATGGTCGAGGACCCCCGAATCCAGCAAATGTTGGACGTCCTGCTTGATTCACGGTTGACTCCGGAAGAGGTTTGCAGCACTTGCCCCGAACTTCTTCCCCAGGTTCGTGAACGCTGGCGGCGATTGCGCTTGGTTCAGGATGAAGTAGATGCTTTGTTTCCACCACAGTCTGAGGAATTCGCCACAATACCCAGGGAGCAATTCGATTCCAAAGCCCTCCCACAAGTTTCGGGTTACGAGTTAGTGACAATTCTTGGCCGGGGGGGCATGGGTATCGTTTTCCGAGCTAGGCACTTACGCCTCAACCGCGTCGTGGCCTTGAAGATGGCACTTTCGGGAGCTTACGCGGCTCCGAATGAGCGACAGCGCTTCCAACGGGAAGCTGAGGCGGTGGCGGGGTTGCGCCATGCAAACATTGTCCAAATCTATGACGTCGGCGATTTTGAAGGCCAGCCTTATTTCACCATGGAATTAATCGAGGGTGGCAGCCTTGCCCAGAAGTTAGAGGGTGCACCCCAATCCATACGAGGTTCCGCAGCGCTTGTGGCAACATTGGCCGAGGCAGTGCAAGCTGCCCATGAAAATGGAATAATCCACCGCGACCTCAAACCAGCTAATATTCTCCTCACCACTGATGGCAGCCCTAAAATTACCGATTTTGGTGTAGCTCGAAGGTTGGAAGATGAAACTCGACTCACGCTGAGCGGTATCGCGGTAGGGACTCCCAGCTACATGGCGCCGGAACAGGCCAGTGGCGAGTTACTCGCCGTAGTACCTGCGGTCGACATCTATGCTCTGGGGGCAATCCTGTATGAGCTTTTGACGGGTCGTCCGCCCTTCAAAGCAGAGACGGCTGCGGAAACGATTCAGCAGGTAATCTCTCAAGATCCAATATCTCCTTCACGGTTGAACGCAAAACTGCCTCGCGAGCTAGAGACCATTTGCTTGAAGTGCTTGCATAAGGAATCCCGTCAGCGATACTTATCTGCAGGCGCTTTAGCGAAAGACCTTCACAGCTTCCTTCTTGGCGAGGCTATCATGGCGCGCCCGGAGAGTCTATTGGCAAGGCTGGCCCGCCGCATCCGACGCCGACCGGCTTTTTTCTCAACTGTTGCGATATTTATACTGGTCACAAGTACATTTCTAGTTGGCGGAATCTGGATGCTTTCTGATCGTTGGGCGGCAGAAAAAGTAGCGGCGGCGGAGCGTGTAAAAATTGAGAGCGATGTGGATGAACTACTTAGAGAAGCGGTTCGACTCCTTAAAAAATCTTCTGTAGGAGAAAGTCGCTCCGCGCTAGAAATGGCCAAGGTACGTCTCGGCGCTCTCGACTCTCTCGATCTCCATCAACGCATAAATCAACTAAACCTCGAGCTGGATTTGATACGTCGGGTCGAAGCCATTCGACTCGTTGAGGTGATATCTGGCAAGGGTAAGATCAACTTTGCTAGTTCGGATGAAAAATACCGGACGCTTTTTCAGGAAGCCGGATTTGGCCAACTCCATGAAAGTACGGCAAACATTGCCGAACGAGTAAAGGGCTCAAATATCCGAGAAACGCTCGTTGCGGCTCTCGATGACTGGGCCGCCTGCACAGAGAATTTGGCACGTCGAAGGTGGTTGCTGGAGGTGGCCATGTTGGCAGACCCAGCCCCGACGGACTGGTGTGTCCAGGCTCGTCGCCCAGCTACCTGGGACAGTAAGGCGACCCTCACGGAAGTGCTCGCGATAGCCCCCGTGGACAAACAATCAGTAGGACTGCTATTGGCGCTCGAGAAGCGCTTGCACGCGGTCGGTGGGGACTCTTTTAAGTTCTTGAAGAGGATCCAACTGGCGATGCCGAACGATTTTTACGCCAATGAAAGGTTGGCAACGGCGATAGCCGATCGAGAGGAAAAGCCTCAGGAGTCCTATCGCTATTTTCAAGCGGCGTTGGCGATTCAGCCCGAGATAGCCGCCCTCTACAATAATTTTGGAATGGCGTTGCACAAGGATGGCAGGTTTGAGGAGAGTCAAGATTACTTAATGAAGGCTCTAGAGATCGAGCCAAATTCCTACGGTTTTCATTACAATACCTCTTACAATTTAGCCGCCTTGCATCGGTTCCAAGAATCCCTCACCCATGTCGAATTTTGCCTTCGAAACGGCCCTGACACGGCTCTCCTTGAGTTACTTCGTGGAAAGTGTCTGGAAGCCCAGGGCAAAATTAGCGAAACAATCAGTGCGTACCAACGTGCCACACGCCTCGATCCGAACCTGTCGGTCGCCCACTACGCCTTGCGTGTCACCTTCATGAATCTTGGACGAATGGAAGAATCGAGGAAAGCCTGGGCGAAACAGCTCGAACTCGACCCGCCCGATCATGGGAGTTGGTACGGGTATGCCGAGTTCTGCCTCTATCTCGGCCAGAAGGAAGAGTACCAGATTGCTCGGAAAGCTTTACTTGCAAAATTCGGGTCGGATACCGATCCTTATATCGCAGAGAGGACGGCCCGAGCCTGTATGCTACTCCCTTCATCCAAAGAAGAACTTGGGCAGGCGATCGCTCTGGCGGACCGAGCCGCGGCCGCGGACCGCTCGATACACCAGGGAGCCTATCCGGCCTTCCAATTCGTCAAGGGCCTGGCAGAATACCGCCAGGGACGGTTCGACCAGGCGATTGCCATAATGCGGGGAACTGCTTCTCGGGTGCCTGCTCCTTCTCCTCGATTCGTTTTGGCCATGGCCCTCTATCGAACCGGACAGCTACCGGAAGCCCGAAAAGCGCTCGCGCAGGCAATCGTGTCTTTCGATTGGCGTGCGAATCAGATACGCCACTACGATGCTTGGATTTTCCACAATCTTCGCCGGGAAGCCGAGAGCTTGATCTTACCGAACCTCCCCGAATTCCTAGAGGGTAAATACCAACCGCAACACAACGACGAGCGGCTCGCATACTCTGGAATCTGTCAATTCACCAATCGCTCATTCGCCTTAGCACGCCTTTACTCCGACGTCTTTGCCGCCGATTCAAAAATCGCCGAGGATATCCACATCGACCACCGTTTTAGAGCGGCCTGTGCTGCGGCTTAA
- a CDS encoding DUF417 family protein — protein sequence MDSRADRVSTTVTRIGLVVVLIWIGSIKSLDYEDEGIVPFVANGPLMGFF from the coding sequence ATGGACTCGCGCGCAGACCGAGTCAGCACTACGGTAACTCGAATCGGTCTTGTCGTAGTGCTAATCTGGATTGGCAGCATCAAATCTCTCGACTACGAAGACGAAGGTATCGTTCCTTTCGTAGCAAACGGCCCATTGATGGGTTTTTTCTAA
- a CDS encoding alpha/beta fold hydrolase — MNRSKRLSLALFLIAASVWATFPTVPVSAQQPSQVLYKTVKVKDLDIFYREAGPKEAPTLLLLHGFPTSSQMFRNLIPAVADKYHVVAPDYPGYGHSSMPSRDKFSYTFDNLAKVIDEFTEKIGLSKYAIYVQDYGAPVGYRLAVKHPERISAIVVQNGNAYEEGLDNDFWKPIKAYWKEPKSKEKRDALRFVTKYETTKWQYTHGVRNSELVSPDGPAHDQFHMDRPGNDEIQLDLLLDYSSNPPLYPSWQGYFRKYQPPMLIAWGKNDQSFTTAGAEQYKRHLKTLHYHLLDAGHFALETNGDEIAGLMKEFLGKYVGKK, encoded by the coding sequence ATGAACCGTTCGAAGCGATTATCGCTGGCGCTTTTCCTGATTGCGGCCAGCGTTTGGGCAACCTTTCCAACTGTTCCGGTTTCTGCACAGCAACCCTCTCAGGTGCTCTACAAAACCGTCAAGGTTAAAGATCTGGACATTTTCTATCGAGAGGCTGGCCCCAAGGAAGCTCCGACGCTACTCCTGCTTCATGGTTTTCCCACCAGTTCGCAGATGTTCCGCAATTTGATACCTGCAGTGGCTGACAAATATCATGTCGTCGCGCCCGACTATCCCGGCTATGGCCACAGTTCCATGCCGTCGCGCGACAAGTTTAGTTATACATTCGACAACTTGGCAAAAGTGATCGACGAGTTCACTGAAAAGATCGGGCTATCGAAATACGCCATCTATGTGCAGGATTACGGCGCGCCGGTCGGTTATCGGCTCGCAGTTAAACACCCGGAGAGGATCAGCGCCATCGTGGTTCAGAACGGTAATGCTTACGAAGAAGGGCTCGACAATGACTTCTGGAAGCCCATTAAAGCGTATTGGAAAGAACCCAAGAGCAAGGAGAAGCGGGACGCACTTCGTTTTGTAACCAAATATGAAACAACCAAGTGGCAGTACACACACGGCGTGAGGAATTCGGAACTCGTCAGTCCAGATGGGCCGGCACACGATCAGTTCCATATGGATCGTCCAGGAAACGATGAGATCCAACTCGATCTGTTGCTCGACTATAGCAGCAACCCGCCTCTCTATCCCTCCTGGCAAGGATATTTTCGAAAGTACCAGCCACCGATGTTAATCGCCTGGGGAAAAAACGACCAATCCTTTACAACCGCCGGGGCTGAACAATACAAACGCCACCTAAAAACCCTTCATTACCACCTTCTCGACGCGGGTCACTTCGCCCTGGAAACCAACGGCGATGAGATTGCAGGGCTGATGAAAGAGTTCCTTGGTAAGTATGTAGGTAAAAAGTAA
- a CDS encoding WD40 domain-containing protein → MSLDKTITLPPVISNETLSLPALICGDTEKSKRSPNMLGRYRILEKMAEGGMGVIHRAYDEILKREVALKVVHDKVADDSNILNRFLEESRITSQLQHPAIPPIHDLGTLPDGRPYLAMKLIQGHTLSVLLPTLTSIGQKLGIFESVCQAVAYAHSKNVIHRDLKPLNVMVGAFGETQVIDWGLAKVLKSQSNLQHPRGELTHGAETDNPEEKIGDPAETVDGCAVGTYAYMSPEQARGEVSLVCLPSDVFGLGAILCELLTGQPPYVGSEKQPTNLLAKTANLNDAKNRIEQCEFESELKAIALKCLNPSCELRFANALELAVALEKYRQESVWRAKQAELSEAKAMARRQFWVILSCILLGCTFAFILLYLKADWQRKMAVQAREELDGKVASLSIATQFAADAAFAENRIPRANELLDEVPLKFRGIEWGIRKNQFYGSYATLYGHSDRVMSVSFSPDGRRIASGAQDKLIKVWNTVSGEEQYTLKGHTDRVTSVSFSPDGRRIASGSHDKTIKVWNAETGAVQLTLTGHTGRVLCVSFSPDSQRIISGSEDKTLKIWNADSGAEQMTLNGHTGDVTSVSFSPSGHRIISGSRDASIKIWDAETGANVKTMKGDSGSVQQVSFSPDGRRIASGTSRAVKVWDANSGIELLILKGHARGVSSVVFSPDGRWIVSGSWDSTLKIWDADTGIERATLKGHTGSVESVSFSPGGQNIVSGSYDMTLKFWSLESGAERLTLREYNGSVKCASFSPNGQHIVSGSEFGTMKLWNANTAMEKSTFSRHSKGVTSMGFSSDGQRIILGSEDRTVKLWNAYTAKEMASLQGHTGEVTSVSFSPNGRLIVSGSQDKTIKIWDVKTGAERFTLKGHTGRVSSVSFSPDNRRIVSGSNDQTLKVWDTESGVELLTLKGHTMAVLSVLFSPDGRRIVSGSFDDIVKVWDVENGVELLSLKGHQGAVESVSFGPDGKRIVSGSRDRMVKIWDANSGSELLTLKGHTSPVCYVSFSPDGQRIISESNDGTMKVWEGESKSNRLILKGHTSIVDTVSFSSNGEMIVSAADRIVKVWNAKTGENILTLKSDIEGIKCVSFSSDNRRIMAKSWDDKVQVWGVGTGEELKEEIDREFFLSVNPKHPTKNWWLHCEGDRVIVFDRNLTESELAYRKSKVIFKPFEANEEYKASNTLYAKAFWKSRFALNIPNKAEYWDSFRKECIDEPTWRLMKQTCDLVLQRGPNERAMTEGEWALSQLVKVSK, encoded by the coding sequence ATGTCCTTGGATAAAACGATTACTCTCCCACCCGTAATCTCCAATGAAACGCTGAGTCTCCCCGCACTGATCTGTGGAGATACAGAAAAATCGAAGCGTTCGCCCAATATGTTAGGTCGTTACAGAATTCTCGAGAAAATGGCCGAAGGAGGCATGGGCGTCATCCATCGCGCATACGATGAAATCTTAAAGCGCGAAGTTGCCTTAAAAGTGGTCCACGATAAGGTTGCCGATGATTCAAATATCCTGAATCGATTTTTAGAGGAAAGCCGAATCACCAGTCAGTTGCAGCATCCAGCGATCCCTCCCATACACGATCTCGGCACTCTTCCTGATGGTCGGCCCTATCTGGCTATGAAACTTATCCAAGGACATACCCTCTCAGTCCTACTACCTACGCTTACATCTATCGGTCAAAAACTAGGTATCTTTGAAAGTGTCTGTCAGGCAGTCGCCTATGCTCATTCAAAAAATGTCATCCATCGCGATTTGAAGCCGCTCAATGTAATGGTCGGCGCTTTTGGCGAAACCCAAGTCATAGATTGGGGTTTGGCTAAAGTACTAAAAAGCCAGTCTAATCTTCAACATCCGAGGGGTGAATTAACACATGGTGCGGAAACCGATAATCCAGAAGAGAAAATTGGTGATCCTGCTGAAACCGTGGATGGCTGTGCAGTGGGAACCTATGCCTATATGTCGCCTGAACAAGCACGGGGTGAAGTATCTCTGGTATGCCTCCCATCGGATGTCTTTGGGCTCGGTGCAATCCTTTGCGAATTGCTGACAGGGCAACCCCCCTATGTGGGATCGGAAAAGCAGCCGACCAATCTATTGGCGAAGACGGCAAATTTAAACGACGCGAAGAATCGGATTGAACAATGTGAGTTCGAATCAGAATTAAAAGCTATCGCTTTGAAATGTCTGAACCCGAGTTGTGAGCTCCGTTTTGCAAACGCGCTCGAACTAGCGGTAGCGTTAGAAAAATATCGTCAAGAGAGTGTCTGGCGAGCAAAACAAGCCGAGTTGAGTGAAGCAAAAGCAATGGCTCGGCGGCAGTTTTGGGTAATCCTCTCTTGCATTCTATTGGGCTGCACTTTCGCATTCATATTGCTCTATCTGAAAGCGGACTGGCAACGGAAAATGGCTGTTCAGGCAAGAGAAGAACTCGACGGCAAAGTAGCCTCCCTGTCTATCGCAACCCAATTCGCGGCCGATGCCGCGTTTGCCGAGAACCGCATTCCTCGCGCCAATGAACTACTGGATGAAGTACCGTTGAAGTTTCGCGGTATCGAATGGGGCATTCGAAAGAATCAATTCTATGGCAGCTATGCAACTCTTTATGGGCACTCGGATCGAGTGATGAGCGTATCGTTCAGTCCAGACGGCCGACGGATCGCCTCGGGGGCTCAGGATAAGTTGATTAAAGTCTGGAATACGGTAAGTGGAGAGGAACAATATACGTTGAAAGGGCATACGGATCGAGTGACGAGTGTATCGTTCAGTCCGGATGGCCGACGAATCGCTTCAGGTTCGCATGATAAGACGATTAAAGTCTGGAATGCAGAGACGGGGGCGGTACAGCTTACGTTAACCGGGCACACGGGTCGGGTTTTGTGCGTCTCATTTAGCCCAGACAGCCAGAGGATCATCTCAGGATCAGAGGACAAAACTCTCAAGATTTGGAATGCAGATAGTGGTGCTGAGCAAATGACTTTGAACGGACATACAGGCGATGTGACGAGTGTATCGTTCAGTCCTAGTGGCCATCGTATCATTTCTGGCTCACGCGATGCATCAATAAAGATTTGGGATGCGGAGACCGGTGCGAACGTAAAGACTATGAAAGGGGATTCGGGCTCAGTACAACAAGTTTCTTTCAGTCCCGATGGTAGGCGAATCGCATCCGGAACCAGCAGGGCAGTCAAAGTCTGGGATGCGAATTCTGGAATCGAATTGCTTATATTAAAAGGACACGCGCGCGGGGTATCCTCGGTTGTGTTCAGTCCGGACGGTCGCTGGATCGTTTCAGGATCCTGGGATAGCACTTTAAAAATATGGGATGCAGATACAGGAATAGAACGGGCGACACTAAAAGGGCATACAGGCAGTGTGGAGAGCGTTTCGTTTAGTCCTGGGGGGCAAAACATCGTCTCAGGCTCATATGATATGACTTTGAAATTTTGGAGCCTGGAGAGCGGAGCGGAACGGCTGACTCTAAGAGAGTACAACGGTTCTGTAAAATGTGCTTCGTTCAGTCCTAATGGCCAACATATAGTTTCTGGATCGGAATTCGGAACGATGAAGCTTTGGAATGCGAACACCGCTATGGAAAAGTCAACTTTTTCAAGGCATTCCAAAGGCGTCACGAGTATGGGTTTTAGTTCAGATGGTCAACGCATTATCTTAGGTTCAGAAGATAGGACAGTGAAGCTATGGAATGCATATACTGCTAAAGAAATGGCATCTTTGCAAGGGCACACCGGTGAGGTAACTAGTGTGTCATTCAGTCCAAACGGTCGGCTGATTGTCTCTGGTTCTCAAGACAAGACGATTAAAATTTGGGATGTGAAGACCGGAGCTGAACGGTTCACATTAAAAGGTCACACGGGTCGGGTATCGAGTGTGTCGTTCAGCCCTGATAATCGACGTATTGTGTCCGGATCAAATGATCAGACGTTGAAGGTTTGGGACACGGAAAGTGGCGTGGAACTTTTAACACTGAAAGGTCACACGATGGCAGTATTGAGTGTGTTATTCAGTCCAGATGGACGGCGCATCGTCTCGGGATCATTCGACGATATTGTGAAGGTGTGGGACGTAGAAAATGGAGTGGAACTGCTGTCGCTTAAAGGGCATCAAGGCGCCGTGGAAAGCGTATCGTTCGGTCCCGATGGTAAGAGAATAGTTTCAGGATCCAGAGATAGAATGGTAAAGATTTGGGATGCCAATAGCGGGTCTGAACTGTTGACACTGAAAGGGCATACGAGTCCGGTCTGTTACGTATCGTTCAGTCCTGACGGGCAACGAATCATTTCAGAAAGTAATGATGGGACGATGAAAGTTTGGGAGGGAGAAAGCAAGTCGAATCGACTCATCTTAAAAGGACACACGAGTATTGTGGATACGGTGTCGTTTAGCTCGAATGGCGAGATGATTGTCTCGGCAGCCGATAGGATCGTAAAAGTATGGAATGCGAAAACTGGAGAAAACATCCTCACCCTTAAAAGCGACATCGAAGGGATCAAATGTGTCTCATTTTCTTCTGACAACCGAAGAATCATGGCGAAATCTTGGGACGATAAAGTACAGGTTTGGGGCGTAGGGACGGGGGAGGAACTTAAAGAGGAAATTGATCGGGAATTCTTCCTCTCAGTAAATCCGAAGCATCCCACGAAAAATTGGTGGTTGCACTGCGAAGGTGACCGGGTAATTGTTTTCGACCGCAATCTCACTGAAAGCGAACTCGCTTATCGCAAGAGTAAAGTAATCTTCAAACCATTTGAAGCAAATGAAGAATACAAAGCATCAAACACACTGTACGCGAAAGCGTTCTGGAAGAGCCGATTCGCCTTGAATATTCCTAACAAAGCAGAGTACTGGGACTCTTTCCGCAAAGAGTGTATCGACGAACCCACCTGGCGACTGATGAAACAAACCTGCGATTTGGTTTTACAAAGGGGACCGAATGAACGGGCCATGACTGAAGGCGAATGGGCACTATCTCAGTTGGTGAAAGTTTCGAAGTAG